GAACGAACGATAGAGAGCGATCTTATGAGGCGCCAAACTTGACAGATAGCAGCTAATTTTCGTAGGATTTCAGTTCGCTCCTGATCTCTCAGGAGCGACGCTTTTTTGAAAATCGGATAGGGCAAACGTGCCGCCAAAGTTGTTTCATCAAGGTTCTCGGGCATGTACGTCAATTGGTAGACAGCCTCTCTTACAAGGAGGAAGTTAGGGGTTCGAGTCCCTTCGTGCCCACCATTTACCTGAATTTCTTTCGAGAGATTCCAAACGCGGGGTCGTAGTTCAGTTGGTTAGAACGCCAGCCTGTCACGTTGGAGGTCGCGGGTTCGAGCCCCGTCGGCCCCGCCACTTATCGGAAAAAGCCATGACGCTTTCAAAGCGTCATGGCTTTCTTGTTTTCCCCGCATCTTCAGGGTCTAGTTTTGAGCTGGTCCGACCGTCGAAAGCATGACGGCATCGGTGATCGTTTTCATACGCACAATAGCAAAACGGCTTCCGTCGCGTGAGAATGAAAGATCCAAAACGTCGTCCGGTTCGGCAGATACAAACAACTTCGGTTCCGGGTTTTCCGGGTTCAGCAGAAAGACCTTCGCAGGTAAATTCTCACCTCGCTGCCGTTCCTGATACACGATCGAATTTCCATCCGGCGTCCACTTAAAAATACGAGATGGCCATATATCGATCAACTTGGTTCCGGCGTCAGAATTCAACGGCCTGACAGCTACCATTACACTTTCAGCGGATTCACCGCTCAATGTGTAAGCGACGTATTTACCATCCGGAGACATGGCCCAGTAATAAGCAAGGGTCTTCGGCAGATAGTCGATCCCGGCCACTGGTCCGCCGTCGATCGGGATCTGACCCATTGGGGGCGACCCCTCGTTGAACCACCGGAAGACTACTGTCTTGCCATCTGCGGCGAATCGAGGAGCCTGGGCGATGCCCTCCACATCCGCTAGAAGAACCGCACTGCTGCCGTCGATGTTCATCCGCCAAATCTGATTATATCCGGCACGGCGCGACGTGAATACGATCTGCCGCCCGTCTCCGGAAACTCGCGGTTCCGAGTTGTCCGAATCCGACGGCGTCAACTGCATTGCGTTCTTTCCATCGGAATCGGCGATCCAGATACTCCTTCGATTGTTCTCGTACACGTCAAAAACTACGCGGCCGTCAGGTGTCCAGTCCACGGCCTGGTGTGCCAGCGGTTCACGAGTGATCGGCGACATCGAGGCCGGATCGTCCACATTGCCTATCCAGACACGGCTTTCATCGGAGCGCTGGGCGGTAACAATATTGCGGCCTTCGCGATCGATACTCACACCGATATAGTTGTTCAGGTCATTCGTCAGGCGTGTGGTTTTTCCGTCCGGAACCGTTACCTGGAATAGCTGCCGACGGTTTGAACCAGGATCGATCGCCGTCATCAAGAGGCTCTTCGTCCTTCGGACCTCCGACATCTCCCAGATACGTTCCTTCTGGCGAATGATCAACGATTCCTTGCCGGTTGCTGTATCGAGCATCGAAATCGACCAAAATTCAATGCCCCCATCCAACTCTCTCTTAACAAAGAAAACGGATCTACCGTCCGAAGCGAACCTCGGCTCACGGATCACCGATTCGCCGGCGACGGCAGCGTGTTCGAGTTCGTCGCTTCCGTCAACTGAACCGGCTGACATCAACCGCGCGTCGGTCGTGTTGACAGATCTGTTCGGATCGGGACCGCCATAGCGAACAAATAACACGCGGCGGCCATCAGGCGAGAGATTGCCGAGGTGATTCACTCTTTCAACGATCTTTTTCGGCTGACCGCCTAGCGTCGGGACGCGGTACATTGTTCCATGCAAAGCTGACCGCTCTGCCGTTATGAAATATATGTGTTCCCCGTCGTTGCTGAAGATCGGGCAATCCCAATACAGCAATTGCTGCGGCGGAACGATCTGAATAGCATTCGGATCGGTAACGCGCCTGAGCCAGAGTGCACGGTCGCCGTTATCTTCGTAGGTCACATATGCGACGGATCGTCCGTCCGGCGAGATCGCAGCAAATGCAACATTGTTCGACTGTGAAAGCCGTCGAAACTTCAGATCCTCCAAGGCGATTGTCGACGATCGTTGTCCGGAAAAATTATACCAACCTGCAAACGCGACGATCGCCACAAGAACTATGGCGAACGGCATCCATCGCGCTGAAGGTGATCGGGCTTCGCGAAAAAGGCGGCGCTGTAAACTTTCGAATGAACGCCCGCTTCTTGCGAGAGACCGAAGTGCAAGGAGGGAATCGGCGACCTCTCGCATTGATTGATACCGCTCGCTCTTAGGCTTTCGGATGCAGCGTTCAACGACTCGACGAAATGGATCCGGGACATCGGGGCGGAGGCTTTCTAGCGGCGCCGGATCGGATTTCAGCAGATTGCTCACTATCTCGGCATGGCTGTCGCCCGCGAAGGGCCGACGCCCTGTGAGAGCCTCGTACATCACGACGCCAAAACTGAAAATGTCGCTTCGGTGATCGACCGCCTTCCCTTCTGCCTGTTCGGGCGACATATACGATGGCGTCCCCATCACTTGCCCTGGCGTCGTGATGTGTATATCGGCATCGCTCTGCTCGAAACGCCGCCGATCGATCTGCGCAAGCCCAAAATCAAGGATCTTCGGGATCCGACCGCTTACGATCATTATATTTCCCGGCTTTACATCACGGTGGATGACGCCCTTATGATGTGCAAATGCAAGGGCGTCGGCGAGCTGAGCGAACCAATCGGAAAACGTTTCTAGCGGAAGCCCATCGAAGGGTATAGCGCGGTCAAGCGTTTGCCCGTCGATGTACTCCATTGTGATGAACGGCTTGGAACCGGCTTCTTCGACGGAATAGATCGTGGCAACGTTGGGATGATTGATGTTCGCTGCCGCGAGGGCCTCGTTTCGGAAACGTCTTAAGAAGCTCGGATCATCCGATATCTCAGCCGGAAGTCTCTTTATCGCGACCTTTCGGCCCAACCGGGTATCGGTTGCCAGATACACTTCGCCC
The DNA window shown above is from Chloracidobacterium sp. and carries:
- a CDS encoding protein kinase; this translates as MTPEQWEKVGEIYHKAVELEAEPREAFLDEACGSDATLRNEVESLLRADEEAGNFIAEPIVGNSATTSDSEDSEPKPGELIGHYRFERSIGSGGMGEVYLATDTRLGRKVAIKRLPAEISDDPSFLRRFRNEALAAANINHPNVATIYSVEEAGSKPFITMEYIDGQTLDRAIPFDGLPLETFSDWFAQLADALAFAHHKGVIHRDVKPGNIMIVSGRIPKILDFGLAQIDRRRFEQSDADIHITTPGQVMGTPSYMSPEQAEGKAVDHRSDIFSFGVVMYEALTGRRPFAGDSHAEIVSNLLKSDPAPLESLRPDVPDPFRRVVERCIRKPKSERYQSMREVADSLLALRSLARSGRSFESLQRRLFREARSPSARWMPFAIVLVAIVAFAGWYNFSGQRSSTIALEDLKFRRLSQSNNVAFAAISPDGRSVAYVTYEDNGDRALWLRRVTDPNAIQIVPPQQLLYWDCPIFSNDGEHIYFITAERSALHGTMYRVPTLGGQPKKIVERVNHLGNLSPDGRRVLFVRYGGPDPNRSVNTTDARLMSAGSVDGSDELEHAAVAGESVIREPRFASDGRSVFFVKRELDGGIEFWSISMLDTATGKESLIIRQKERIWEMSEVRRTKSLLMTAIDPGSNRRQLFQVTVPDGKTTRLTNDLNNYIGVSIDREGRNIVTAQRSDESRVWIGNVDDPASMSPITREPLAHQAVDWTPDGRVVFDVYENNRRSIWIADSDGKNAMQLTPSDSDNSEPRVSGDGRQIVFTSRRAGYNQIWRMNIDGSSAVLLADVEGIAQAPRFAADGKTVVFRWFNEGSPPMGQIPIDGGPVAGIDYLPKTLAYYWAMSPDGKYVAYTLSGESAESVMVAVRPLNSDAGTKLIDIWPSRIFKWTPDGNSIVYQERQRGENLPAKVFLLNPENPEPKLFVSAEPDDVLDLSFSRDGSRFAIVRMKTITDAVMLSTVGPAQN